Part of the Tamandua tetradactyla isolate mTamTet1 chromosome X, mTamTet1.pri, whole genome shotgun sequence genome, gtttatttgatttcttattcttctgtttcccttttcttgcCTACCGGTGGGTAACTTAAGcattttttagaattccattttgatttatttatgctgttttcatttatttctttgtatagttttttcAGTTCTTACCCTAGGTGttactgtatatatatttatatatatataactgatcACTGTTTACGGGCATTGGCATTTTAAACGACTTCCAGTGAGGTGTAGAAACCTCACTTCCACTTAAGTCTTTTTATCCTCctcatttatatatgtaaatgttgtaagatttttctctACATACATTGAGCACCACTTCTGATGACTTTCTAACTGTCACCTCGACCatcaaacatgattttaaaaactcataagAAGGATGGTCTATTATACTTGTCCCTGTTTTTAGCGCTTTCAgttgttctttttccttcctgaagTGCCAGCGTCCTTCTAGCTATCATTTCCTTCCTAATTGGGGAACTTCTTTTGGCCATTCTTGAGGAATAGGCCTGCTGGCAACAAATGTTTTTAgatttccttcatctgagaattGTCTTAAATCCCCCTTCGTTCCTGAAGGATGTATTCACTGGCTATAGAATTTGTGTTTGGCAGTGTGTGGGAAAGCGGAGTGCTAGGCAGCCCTGCCACACCCTGCCTCCTGCTCCGCACCACCTCATTCAGTTTCCTTGCTGCTGCAGTTTTGCCCTTTTTACCTTACTTTGGAGGTGGGCTCCAGCGTATGTGAATATGCTGGTTCCTAAAACAGTTGCACGGGATGACACAGAGGCCCTCAAGTGTGACACTGAACAGGTATTTTGGGAGGGCCCAAACACTCAGGTTAGGTGAAAATAGGGATGCGTGGGTTTGCGGTGAATGTACCTTCTTGCAGAATGTTTATAGCAAGTCATGACCATAATGAAGCCTGAGCATTTTCCCGCTTCTTTAAATAGTTTTGAAAACGTGGTATGATTTGGGTTGGGCTAGGTTTCGTAGACACAGAATAAAGAGTAGATGAAACCACGCGAGGGCTTTTTAAGCACGCTAGCGCGAAAAGTCCATAAAGAAGCACAAATGAAAGCCTGAGAAGATCCTGGGCGGTATCGGGGCGAACAATGAAGAGGAATGCTTAGAAATCACTGTGCGGTAAAGGGAAGGACAATAGGGCAATTCGCAATAGAGAAACATGGCCAGGAAATAAACCTGAAAGAAAAGAGTGCATGCGTGTGCTTGGTGGAACTCCCCAGCACAGTTACTAGAGAAATGCAGAGGAAAGAAAGGTACAATGGGTTGGCTGGCGGGTTTTCTGGAGACCGGGCAGTGTGTGGGGTGAACGCGTTGGGCCTTTTGAGTGGGCAATCTATACAGCATCAACACAGGGGTCCAGACACTCTGGCCCTTGACTGCACTGTAGCGGATCTCGCAGAAGCGAACCCGGGAGAACACCACCTCACAGCGGGCTCAGGCACCGGGACTCCACCCTCTGCAACCGGGAAGGAGGCGGGGCTGGGCTGATAAGGAGAGCAGGGCTAAGTCTGTGGGCGTGTCCCATGGAGGCGGGTCATTCTGGGGGGTGGGTCCTGGGGGCGGGGCTGTGCCTGCGGGGCGAGCCCTTGGGGCGGGGCTGTGCCTGCGGGGCGGGCCCTTGGGGCGGGGCTGCGCCTGCGGGGCGGGCCCTTGGGGCGGGGCTGCGCCTGCGGGGCGAGTCCTTAGGGCAGGGCTGCGCCTGTGGGGCGGGCCCTTGGGGCGGGGCTGTGCCTGCGGGGCGGGCCCTTGGGGCGGGGCTGCGCCTGCGGGGCGGGCCCTTGGGGCGGGGCTGTGCCTGCGGAGTGGTTACCTGCGGGGTGGGCGGGTCCTTGGGGGCGGGCCTGTGCTTGGCTTCGCCTGCGCCATGCAGGCTATCTAGAGGCGAGCTCTGCGGGCGGGCCAGAGGCGGCGGCGCCCCGAGCCCGCGGGGAGGAGGAGCGGCCGGGGGCGGGGCTCCCGGCGGGCCGCGGTCACTCTAAGCGTCGCGCGGCTGTGGCCAGCGGGGCCTGCGCAGGGCCGGGCCGGGCCCATGGCGGCGTCGGCGGCTCtgtcggcggcggcggcggccgcggccCTGTCGGGCCTGGCGGTGCGGCTGTCGCGCTCGGCGGCGGCCCGCGGCTCGTACGGCGCCTTCTGCAAGGGGCTCACACGCACGCTGCTCACCTTCTTCGACCTGGCCTGGCGGCTGCGCATGAACTTCCCCTACTTCTACGTGGTGGCCTCGGTGATGCTCAATGTCCGCCTGCAGGTGCGGATCGAGTGAGCGGCGGAGGCAGCAGGCCGCGCGCGCAGGAACCCTGGGCTGGAGACTGTGCGcgaggaaggaaggacagaaggacgCGAGGACGGCCACCGTACCCAACCGCGGACTGGTGACATCGCGCGGAAACTGACAGCGCGGGCCCTTTCCGTCGGCCTCGGGAAGATTCTTTCAGCCCGGCCGACCTGTTGTTGCCTGACATcgggaaacagaacaaaccggCCTCTTTTGGAGCATTTCTAAGTAGCTAGGTCTGG contains:
- the LOC143671615 gene encoding small integral membrane protein 10-like protein 2A, producing MAASAALSAAAAAAALSGLAVRLSRSAAARGSYGAFCKGLTRTLLTFFDLAWRLRMNFPYFYVVASVMLNVRLQVRIE